Proteins from a genomic interval of Candidatus Palauibacter polyketidifaciens:
- a CDS encoding xanthine dehydrogenase family protein subunit M: MIPASFDYERASSLDEALSLLAAGGEDARPLAGGHSLLPLMRLRLARPSLLVDIGGLDELRGVHDDGDSVVIGALTTHHEVAGASELTGGSGLLAKVAEGIGDPQVRHRGTLGGSVAHADPASDLPAALLALDAEVTLAGRDGTRSVAAADFFVGPFMSAAADGEIVTGVRVPKREGWGSAYQKFQRRAQDWAIVGVAAVVNWTDSGIAGAAIGLTNMGGTPLRAPGVEAALTGASEKAQILAAASKVSEVETPPSDENASSEYRVHLAQVLIARAVAEAAGCPGMQRG, from the coding sequence ATGATCCCCGCGTCTTTCGACTACGAGCGCGCGTCGTCTCTCGATGAGGCGCTGAGCCTGCTCGCGGCGGGCGGCGAGGACGCGCGGCCGCTGGCCGGCGGACATTCGCTCCTTCCGCTCATGCGGCTGCGCCTTGCGCGGCCCTCCCTGCTCGTCGATATCGGCGGTCTCGACGAACTGCGCGGCGTACACGACGACGGCGACTCGGTCGTCATCGGGGCCCTGACGACGCATCACGAAGTGGCCGGCGCGTCCGAACTCACGGGCGGGAGCGGCCTTCTGGCGAAGGTGGCGGAGGGGATCGGCGATCCGCAGGTGCGGCATCGCGGCACGCTCGGGGGTTCCGTAGCACACGCGGACCCGGCCTCGGATCTGCCGGCGGCGCTCCTGGCGCTCGATGCCGAGGTCACACTCGCGGGCCGCGATGGCACGCGCTCGGTGGCGGCGGCGGACTTCTTCGTCGGCCCGTTCATGTCGGCCGCGGCCGATGGAGAGATCGTGACCGGCGTCCGGGTGCCGAAGCGGGAAGGGTGGGGCAGTGCCTATCAGAAGTTCCAGCGCCGCGCGCAGGACTGGGCGATCGTCGGCGTGGCCGCGGTCGTGAACTGGACGGACTCCGGAATCGCGGGCGCCGCGATCGGGCTCACGAACATGGGTGGCACGCCGCTGCGCGCGCCCGGGGTCGAAGCGGCCCTGACCGGCGCATCCGAGAAGGCACAGATCCTCGCTGCCGCGTCGAAGGTGTCGGAAGTCGAGACACCTCCGTCGGATGAGAACGCGAGTTCGGAGTACCGCGTCCACCTCGCGCAGGTGCTGATCGCGCGCGCCGTGGCCGAGGCCGCCGGCTGTCCGGGAATGCAGCGAGGCTAG
- a CDS encoding efflux RND transporter periplasmic adaptor subunit: MMEDGSRHTPHTPHEAGDTRAPVALPAFTKRLVQGAIVIGVGVFGFALLFGMRAAPAEVEPPRVIPTVSTVPARVTQGAIKVRGGGTVRPSAEVTIASQVGGRVIWTSAALVSGGRFVADEPLLRVDPADYENAVEAAEADVAQREVALLEAEENARLALDEWRRLAARENLDPTPPNALVTRQPQLDAAAAALRSARARLEDARLALERTWIRAPFNGIVREETVDPGQFVAAGQAVGRLYATDAVEIVVPLSDNEAALIERLWSARAGDAATRIPVDIVSEYGGVEYAWSGYVDRAEAALDEQTRTVDVVVTVPEPFTPPEDDPRRPPLLLGSYATVDIEGTSFEEYAVVPAAAVRDGDVLWTVADDTLLVMTPVEPIQEVDDQAVVLGPIPDGTPVIVSMLLFVTEGMTVRPVQLLESAEPWERGAGGDEREGDGS; encoded by the coding sequence ATGATGGAAGACGGATCGCGGCACACGCCGCACACGCCGCACGAGGCCGGGGACACGAGGGCGCCCGTCGCCCTGCCCGCGTTCACGAAGCGGTTGGTACAGGGGGCGATCGTTATCGGCGTGGGCGTGTTCGGCTTCGCGCTGCTGTTCGGCATGCGCGCCGCACCGGCGGAGGTGGAGCCTCCGCGCGTGATCCCCACGGTCAGCACGGTGCCCGCCCGCGTGACGCAGGGCGCGATCAAGGTGCGGGGCGGCGGCACGGTCCGTCCCAGCGCGGAAGTTACGATCGCGTCGCAGGTCGGCGGGCGCGTGATCTGGACCTCGGCCGCCCTGGTGAGCGGCGGGCGCTTCGTCGCGGACGAGCCGCTCCTGCGGGTAGACCCGGCGGACTACGAGAACGCCGTCGAGGCCGCGGAGGCGGACGTCGCCCAGCGCGAGGTGGCGTTGCTGGAAGCCGAGGAGAACGCGCGCCTCGCGCTCGACGAATGGAGGCGGCTCGCCGCCCGCGAGAACCTCGACCCGACGCCGCCGAACGCGCTCGTCACGCGGCAGCCGCAACTCGATGCGGCGGCGGCGGCCCTCAGGAGCGCCAGGGCCAGGCTGGAGGACGCGCGCCTGGCGCTTGAACGGACCTGGATTCGAGCCCCGTTCAACGGGATCGTGCGCGAGGAGACGGTCGATCCAGGGCAGTTCGTCGCGGCCGGCCAGGCCGTCGGCCGCCTGTACGCGACGGACGCCGTGGAAATCGTCGTGCCCCTGAGCGACAACGAGGCGGCGCTGATCGAGCGTCTGTGGAGTGCGCGCGCCGGCGATGCCGCGACCCGCATCCCGGTGGACATCGTGTCCGAGTACGGCGGGGTCGAGTACGCGTGGTCGGGATACGTGGACCGGGCGGAGGCCGCGCTCGACGAGCAGACGCGAACGGTCGACGTGGTCGTCACCGTCCCCGAGCCGTTCACCCCCCCGGAGGACGATCCCCGGCGACCGCCTCTCCTGCTCGGCAGCTACGCCACGGTGGACATCGAAGGCACGAGCTTCGAGGAATACGCCGTCGTCCCGGCCGCCGCCGTCCGCGACGGCGATGTCCTCTGGACGGTGGCGGACGACACCCTGCTCGTGATGACGCCGGTCGAGCCGATCCAGGAAGTGGACGATCAAGCCGTCGTGCTCGGACCGATCCCGGACGGCACCCCGGTCATCGTTTCGATGCTCCTCTTCGTCACAGAGGGCATGACGGTGCGGCCGGTTCAGTTGCTGGAGAGCGCGGAGCCGTGGGAGCGGGGCGCTGGCGGCGACGAGCGGGAAGGAGACGGCTCATGA
- a CDS encoding gamma-glutamyltransferase, which produces MKPGIRMYGTTVLAILAFAAVPLRLDAQSAPQVARSADGVVVAAQPLAAAAGARMLELGGNAADAAVAAAFAISVVEPSMNSIGGRNQILIRTPDGGVTGIDGTTSVPLGYDPATAPRAAYGYPTVGVPGSVAGLMRLHEEYGSLPLTTIMAPAIDYAAHGFRLLPGEARRQAGSRDQVAESEGARRYYLKADGSPYRPGDRLVQSDMAETLRTISLGGGDAFYRGEIAGRIADDMAANGGFLTREALAAYEAEDSRIVRGSYRGFEIVGSDIPASGAIAILALQVAEVFDPGSMSDEAWASVVAQSLAVAMTEYRRPSSDSSAARVTSKAFARQLAEQVRVPVEAAIESGTESWAASGAASRAEGPWLAVGAPVPGLPPEDGHTTHLSAADGNGMAIALTQTIGPGMGAKVATPGLGFLYAVTLGGYLGISEPGERARSGITPFMVLDDGEPFLVLGAAGGIRIISAVVQAVTRVIDDGLALPAALAAPRVHPDMGPDGLAGFSVEAGPEDGWSGASVEEFREMGFEITPTPRQGAFGRIHGLQYDAATRTWIGAADPDWEGAAVAPRPAGPTGGRD; this is translated from the coding sequence ATGAAGCCAGGCATCCGGATGTACGGCACGACCGTTCTCGCGATACTCGCGTTCGCGGCGGTGCCGCTGCGGCTGGACGCGCAGAGTGCGCCTCAGGTCGCGCGCTCGGCGGACGGGGTCGTCGTCGCGGCGCAGCCGCTGGCCGCGGCCGCGGGCGCGCGGATGCTGGAACTCGGGGGGAACGCCGCCGATGCGGCCGTCGCCGCCGCGTTCGCGATCTCCGTCGTGGAGCCGAGCATGAACAGCATCGGGGGGCGCAACCAGATCCTGATCCGGACGCCCGACGGCGGGGTCACGGGCATCGACGGGACCACGTCGGTCCCGCTCGGTTACGATCCGGCCACGGCACCCCGCGCCGCCTATGGCTATCCGACCGTCGGCGTACCAGGGTCGGTCGCGGGCCTCATGCGCCTGCACGAGGAATACGGGTCCCTCCCGCTGACCACGATCATGGCCCCGGCGATCGATTACGCGGCGCACGGGTTCCGGCTGCTTCCGGGAGAGGCGCGCCGCCAGGCGGGATCGCGCGACCAGGTGGCGGAATCCGAAGGCGCCCGGCGCTACTACCTGAAGGCCGACGGGTCGCCCTACCGCCCCGGCGACCGGCTCGTGCAGTCCGACATGGCCGAGACGCTGAGGACGATTTCCCTCGGCGGCGGCGACGCCTTCTACCGGGGAGAGATTGCCGGCCGCATCGCCGACGACATGGCGGCGAACGGCGGCTTCCTGACCCGCGAAGCGCTGGCGGCCTACGAAGCGGAGGACTCGCGCATCGTGCGCGGATCCTACCGGGGGTTCGAGATCGTCGGTTCCGACATCCCGGCCTCCGGCGCGATCGCGATCCTCGCCCTCCAGGTCGCCGAAGTCTTCGATCCCGGCAGCATGAGCGACGAGGCGTGGGCGTCCGTCGTCGCCCAGTCCCTCGCTGTCGCCATGACCGAATACCGCCGGCCGAGTTCGGACTCCTCCGCCGCGCGCGTGACGTCGAAGGCGTTCGCCCGCCAGCTCGCGGAGCAGGTCCGGGTGCCCGTGGAGGCCGCCATCGAATCCGGCACGGAGTCCTGGGCCGCGTCGGGGGCCGCGTCACGGGCCGAAGGTCCATGGTTGGCGGTCGGCGCTCCGGTGCCGGGACTGCCGCCGGAGGACGGCCACACGACGCATCTCTCCGCTGCCGACGGGAACGGCATGGCCATCGCGCTCACGCAGACCATCGGCCCCGGCATGGGAGCGAAGGTCGCCACTCCCGGACTCGGGTTCCTCTACGCCGTGACGCTGGGCGGTTACCTGGGAATCAGCGAGCCGGGAGAGCGGGCGCGGTCCGGCATCACGCCCTTCATGGTCCTCGACGACGGCGAACCGTTCCTCGTCCTGGGCGCCGCAGGCGGCATCCGGATCATCTCGGCGGTTGTCCAGGCCGTGACCCGGGTCATCGATGACGGACTGGCGCTACCCGCCGCGCTCGCGGCCCCCCGCGTGCATCCCGACATGGGGCCCGACGGGCTCGCGGGCTTCTCCGTGGAAGCGGGCCCCGAGGACGGCTGGTCCGGGGCTTCGGTGGAGGAATTCCGGGAGATGGGATTCGAGATCACGCCCACGCCGCGGCAGGGCGCGTTCGGGCGCATCCACGGCCTGCAGTACGACGCCGCCACCCGCACCTGGATCGGTGCCGCCGACCCCGACTGGGAGGGCGCCGCTGTGGCGCCCCGCCCCGCCGGGCCGACAGGAGGTCGAGACTAG
- a CDS encoding TolC family protein: MSAATTVSGVGARGFLRTGGFLLLAAVGACSFAPGPRLPATVAELPAAYDAEAPAAEEAPEARDWWRAFDDATLDRLIETALVANLDLHEAVARLEELRHRYRIARAPLFPALTLDANGNRSSTPANTGLGSQFGGDDGGESPIPGFSFDFPDRFEFTTYSASLGFAYELDFWGRLRNESGAAVRDFLASRADAETVRLTVIASTISTYLEVVSARGQLAVAEDNVDLLRERAELTRERYQAGVTNTFELYAIRQQYRTAESNLPGLRTAVDDAEGRLALLVGRYAGMIEDLLPPTLDPAIDTTPIPGGLPVSLLEDRPDVMAAFERVEAARRRVGARRAELLPTISLNGAAGRQAGELGDLRFVDQWFTNLIGGLVAPIFQGGRLRANLGAAWAQYDQALIAYARTVLGAYREVRTSLRQFENERERYAQVMEQVADARASLENQLERYQSGVGDYVEYLDARVNLNGAETTRVLAERGIGEARLAVHRALGGAWVAEDVEDVEDVEINEDTGDAASLPDRR; encoded by the coding sequence GTGAGCGCCGCGACGACGGTCTCCGGGGTCGGGGCGCGCGGTTTCCTGCGAACGGGCGGGTTTCTCCTGCTCGCGGCGGTGGGCGCGTGTTCGTTCGCGCCGGGCCCCCGGCTCCCGGCCACGGTCGCCGAACTGCCCGCGGCGTACGATGCGGAAGCTCCCGCGGCCGAGGAGGCGCCTGAAGCCCGCGACTGGTGGCGTGCGTTCGACGACGCGACGCTGGACCGCCTGATCGAGACCGCGCTCGTCGCCAACCTCGACCTGCACGAGGCCGTCGCGCGGCTTGAGGAATTGCGGCACCGGTACCGGATCGCGCGCGCGCCGCTCTTCCCGGCGCTGACGCTCGACGCGAACGGCAACCGGTCCAGCACCCCCGCCAACACGGGCCTCGGGTCGCAGTTCGGGGGCGACGATGGCGGCGAGAGCCCGATCCCGGGGTTCAGCTTCGATTTCCCCGACCGGTTCGAGTTCACGACGTACTCGGCCTCGCTGGGCTTCGCCTACGAACTGGATTTCTGGGGCCGGCTGCGCAACGAATCCGGGGCGGCGGTCCGCGACTTCCTGGCTTCCCGGGCGGACGCGGAGACCGTACGGCTCACGGTGATCGCGTCCACCATCTCGACGTATCTCGAGGTCGTCTCGGCGCGAGGGCAGCTCGCGGTCGCCGAGGACAACGTCGACCTGCTGCGGGAGCGCGCCGAACTCACCCGGGAGCGGTATCAGGCGGGCGTCACGAACACCTTCGAACTCTACGCGATCCGGCAGCAGTACCGGACCGCCGAGTCGAACCTGCCGGGGCTGCGCACGGCCGTGGACGACGCCGAGGGTCGCCTGGCCCTCCTCGTCGGACGGTACGCGGGGATGATCGAAGATCTTCTACCGCCGACACTCGATCCGGCGATCGATACGACCCCGATTCCGGGTGGACTGCCGGTGTCGCTGCTCGAGGACCGGCCCGACGTCATGGCCGCGTTCGAGCGCGTCGAGGCGGCGCGCCGCAGGGTCGGGGCGCGCCGGGCCGAGCTGCTCCCCACGATCTCACTGAACGGGGCCGCCGGGCGCCAGGCGGGCGAACTCGGAGACCTGCGGTTCGTCGACCAGTGGTTCACGAACCTGATCGGCGGCCTCGTCGCGCCGATCTTCCAGGGCGGTCGCCTGCGGGCCAACCTCGGGGCGGCCTGGGCGCAGTACGACCAGGCGCTGATCGCCTACGCGCGCACGGTGCTGGGAGCCTACCGGGAGGTGCGGACGAGCCTGCGTCAGTTCGAGAACGAGCGGGAGCGGTACGCGCAGGTCATGGAACAGGTCGCCGACGCCCGCGCCTCGCTGGAGAACCAGTTGGAGCGCTACCAGAGCGGAGTGGGGGATTATGTCGAGTACCTCGACGCGCGGGTCAATCTGAACGGCGCCGAAACCACCCGGGTGCTCGCCGAACGCGGCATCGGGGAGGCGCGGCTCGCCGTGCACCGCGCCCTGGGCGGCGCGTGGGTGGCGGAGGATGTCGAGGATGTAGAGGACGTCGAGATTAATGAAGACACGGGGGACGCGGCGTCGCTCCCTGATCGGAGATAG
- the cysD gene encoding sulfate adenylyltransferase subunit CysD, translated as MASLESEAIEILREGLAASSRSVMLYSIGKDSSVLLHLARKAFWPAAPPFPLLHIDTTWKFREMIDFRDRTAAEAGVELRVHTNEDGLREGVNPFDHGSERYTDVMKTAALRQALDEGRHDIIFVGARRDEEKSRAKERVFSLRDAAHQWDPKAQRPEPWNLYNTRLGPGESLRVSPLSNWTEADVWRYIRAEEIPIVPLYYAAERPVVERDGRWIMVDDDRMPLLPGEESQQRRVRFRTLGCYPLTAAVESDADTLDAVIAETLGTDRSEREGRLIDHDRDGSMELKKKQGYF; from the coding sequence CTGGCGTCGCTGGAGTCCGAAGCCATCGAAATCCTCCGGGAGGGGCTCGCGGCGTCGTCGCGGTCCGTGATGCTGTATTCGATCGGGAAGGACTCGTCGGTGCTCCTGCACCTCGCCCGGAAGGCCTTCTGGCCGGCCGCGCCGCCGTTCCCCCTGCTGCACATCGACACGACATGGAAGTTCCGTGAGATGATTGACTTCCGGGACCGGACGGCGGCGGAAGCGGGCGTGGAACTCCGGGTTCACACCAACGAGGACGGGCTGCGTGAGGGCGTCAATCCGTTCGATCACGGATCGGAACGCTACACCGATGTCATGAAGACGGCGGCGCTGCGGCAGGCGCTCGACGAGGGCAGGCACGACATCATCTTCGTCGGGGCGCGGCGGGACGAGGAGAAGTCGCGCGCCAAGGAACGCGTGTTTTCCCTGCGCGACGCGGCCCACCAATGGGACCCGAAGGCGCAGCGTCCGGAGCCGTGGAACCTGTACAACACGCGCCTGGGGCCCGGAGAATCCCTGCGCGTGTCGCCGCTCTCCAACTGGACCGAGGCGGACGTCTGGCGGTACATCCGCGCGGAGGAGATCCCGATCGTACCGCTCTACTACGCCGCCGAACGTCCCGTCGTCGAGCGGGATGGACGGTGGATCATGGTCGACGACGACCGGATGCCGCTGCTCCCGGGCGAGGAGTCGCAGCAACGGCGCGTCCGCTTCCGGACGCTGGGCTGCTACCCGCTGACGGCCGCGGTCGAGAGTGACGCGGATACGCTCGACGCGGTCATCGCCGAGACGCTCGGCACGGATCGCTCCGAACGCGAGGGGCGTCTCATCGACCACGACCGCGACGGTTCGATGGAACTCAAGAAGAAGCAGGGCTATTTCTGA
- a CDS encoding TetR/AcrR family transcriptional regulator — protein MVPQAPVATRPPDTEQRPPDTEQRIFDAALTVFARKGRDGARLQEIADHAGINRALLHYYFRTKEQLYEAVFEHGCRQFMTGLSQSLRAEEGVEDSLRAFVYGYIDYIYEHQDMARLMLNECLCGGGILERHFAAAIEARDEVPGLLLEDRLRAALGAGEIRDVDLRHTLLTIVSACLFPFVALPTVRLFHSRAVEDFDRFLQERKAHIVDLLLAGLRPTEGVRGEAHA, from the coding sequence ATGGTGCCGCAAGCTCCGGTCGCCACACGACCGCCGGACACCGAACAACGACCGCCGGATACCGAGCAGAGGATCTTCGACGCCGCGCTCACGGTGTTCGCCCGCAAGGGACGGGACGGCGCCCGATTGCAGGAGATCGCGGATCACGCCGGGATCAATCGCGCGCTGCTGCACTACTATTTTCGCACCAAGGAGCAGCTCTACGAGGCCGTGTTCGAGCACGGGTGCCGGCAGTTCATGACCGGGCTCAGCCAGTCGCTGCGGGCGGAGGAGGGGGTCGAGGACAGCCTGCGCGCGTTCGTGTACGGTTACATCGACTACATCTACGAGCACCAGGACATGGCCCGCCTGATGCTGAACGAATGCCTGTGCGGCGGCGGCATCCTGGAGCGGCACTTCGCCGCCGCGATCGAGGCGCGCGACGAGGTGCCGGGGCTCCTGCTCGAGGACCGGTTGCGCGCGGCCCTCGGTGCCGGCGAGATCCGCGATGTCGACCTCCGGCACACGCTGCTCACGATCGTGTCGGCCTGCCTGTTTCCGTTCGTCGCCCTCCCGACAGTGCGCCTCTTCCACTCCAGGGCCGTGGAGGACTTCGATCGCTTCCTGCAGGAACGGAAGGCGCACATCGTCGATCTCCTGCTGGCGGGTCTGCGACCGACCGAAGGCGTCCGGGGGGAGGCACACGCGTGA
- a CDS encoding efflux RND transporter permease subunit, with the protein MRRAIGWMAKHGVAANLLMVLIILAGFVSLISLPQETFPEISLDTIQVQVQYPGASPDEVEQAIVRRVEERITGIQGVDRVTGAASEGVGIVLAELSLGTDESKTLDEIKSAIDRITSFPVDAEEPEVVALSAQGRVMEIAIFGDAPERTLKEIANRVKDDLTSLPTISLVRVSGVRQYEISIEVSKAALRAHGLTLDEVSAAVRRGSLDLPGGSVETDREEILVHIRGQNYTRADFADIVVRANVDGSMLRLSDVADIRDGFEDVDLINAYNGQPTAFVQVMRTGDERVLEISDEVERYLEEELALALPRGVDYSIWRSEASYLQSRIDLLIKNGRLGLILVLIALALFLDLRLAFWTAVGIFLSFAGVFAVMAWAGISINMMALFGFILAIGIVVDDAIVVGENIFAEREKGTAALRAAIKGTRRVSVPVIFAVLTTVAAFTPLLFVPGSLGKFLYVIPAIVISVLLLSLVEVLFILPYHLSHLPAPGASRGKGGWLGPVYRLQALVQTSLQRFIDGPLERSVRFAVRRPGLTVLGAVSSLMIVGGLVAGRHLRFSLLPVIEGEEVVAYIEMSEGTTSERTAEVARYVEGQGYAAIAELEAQLPDDEPPLVEAVFTSIGQRPSQAGGPGMSAEASFVRSNIAEVSLRLTDPEIRDLPAIEVERAWRERVGPVAGARELTFSSILIDLGSPVQVELSHPDTAVLNAAVPAFTDRLVRIAGVTEVRDDRGQGKRELELELRPAARTLGITLDDLARQVRGAFFGNEVYRLQRGRDEVRVYVRLPESERNTLADLQDYRIRTPTGGEAPLSEVADVSFGVASSTINRIDGRRIVTVTADVDAAVITGQEVNTEITSAILPELQARYPGLRYGFGGEQRQQTLAFEGIARGFLLALLAIYALLAIPFRSYLQPLVVMASIPLGLVGAAIGHLIMGLDLGMLSMFGLVGLSGVVVNDSLVLIDFINERHRSGLPMSEAIVQGAKVRFRPIMLTSVTTFLGVSPIILERSTQAQFLSPMAVSLGFGILFATFIIMLAVPALAMMNYTFTVRAKRAFVRWRRKPKLGLAAGGIER; encoded by the coding sequence ATGAGGCGGGCGATCGGGTGGATGGCCAAGCATGGAGTCGCCGCGAACCTGCTGATGGTGCTGATCATCCTGGCGGGATTCGTGAGCCTCATCAGCCTGCCCCAGGAGACGTTCCCCGAGATCTCCCTCGACACGATCCAGGTACAGGTCCAGTACCCCGGAGCGTCGCCCGACGAAGTCGAACAGGCGATCGTGCGGCGGGTCGAGGAGCGGATCACGGGCATCCAGGGCGTCGACCGCGTGACGGGCGCCGCTTCGGAGGGTGTCGGCATCGTGCTCGCCGAACTGTCGCTGGGCACGGACGAGTCGAAGACGCTGGACGAGATCAAGTCCGCCATCGACCGGATCACGAGCTTCCCGGTCGACGCGGAAGAGCCGGAGGTCGTCGCGCTGAGCGCGCAGGGCCGCGTCATGGAGATCGCGATCTTCGGCGACGCTCCCGAGCGGACGCTCAAGGAGATCGCGAACCGGGTCAAGGATGACCTCACTTCGCTGCCGACCATCTCCCTCGTCCGCGTCTCCGGCGTCCGGCAGTACGAGATCTCGATCGAAGTGTCGAAGGCGGCCCTGCGCGCGCATGGCCTGACCCTCGACGAGGTGTCCGCGGCGGTGCGGCGGGGCAGCCTCGACCTTCCCGGCGGCAGCGTCGAGACCGACCGCGAGGAGATCCTCGTTCACATCCGCGGCCAGAACTACACCCGGGCGGACTTCGCGGACATCGTCGTGCGGGCGAACGTCGACGGGTCGATGCTCCGCCTCTCCGACGTCGCGGACATCCGGGACGGTTTCGAGGACGTCGACCTCATCAACGCCTACAACGGGCAACCGACGGCCTTCGTCCAGGTCATGCGGACGGGAGACGAGCGCGTCCTGGAGATCTCGGACGAAGTCGAGCGCTACCTGGAAGAGGAGTTGGCCCTCGCGCTCCCGCGAGGCGTCGACTACAGCATCTGGCGCAGTGAAGCCTCATACCTGCAGAGCCGCATCGACCTCCTCATCAAGAACGGCCGGCTGGGTCTGATCCTGGTTCTCATCGCCCTTGCCCTCTTCCTCGACCTGCGCCTGGCGTTCTGGACCGCGGTCGGGATCTTCCTCTCCTTCGCGGGCGTGTTCGCGGTGATGGCGTGGGCCGGTATCTCCATCAACATGATGGCGCTGTTCGGCTTCATCCTCGCGATCGGGATCGTGGTGGACGACGCGATCGTGGTGGGGGAGAACATCTTCGCCGAACGGGAGAAAGGAACGGCCGCCCTGCGGGCGGCAATCAAGGGCACGAGACGCGTCTCCGTGCCCGTGATCTTCGCCGTGCTCACGACCGTCGCGGCGTTCACCCCGCTCCTCTTCGTGCCCGGCAGCCTTGGGAAGTTCCTCTACGTGATCCCCGCGATCGTGATCTCCGTGCTGCTGCTTTCGCTCGTCGAGGTCCTGTTCATCCTCCCGTATCACCTTTCGCACCTCCCGGCCCCGGGCGCGAGCCGCGGGAAGGGAGGCTGGCTGGGGCCCGTCTACCGCCTGCAGGCGCTCGTCCAGACAAGCCTGCAGCGCTTCATCGACGGGCCGCTGGAGCGCTCCGTGCGCTTCGCCGTGCGGCGGCCGGGCCTGACCGTGCTCGGGGCCGTCTCCTCCCTGATGATCGTGGGGGGGCTGGTGGCGGGACGGCATCTCCGGTTCAGCCTTCTGCCCGTGATCGAGGGCGAGGAGGTCGTCGCGTACATCGAGATGTCCGAGGGTACGACCAGCGAGCGCACCGCGGAAGTCGCGCGCTACGTGGAGGGGCAGGGATACGCGGCGATCGCGGAACTGGAAGCGCAGTTGCCGGATGACGAGCCGCCGCTGGTCGAGGCGGTGTTCACGAGCATCGGGCAGCGTCCCTCGCAGGCCGGAGGCCCCGGCATGAGCGCCGAAGCGAGCTTCGTCCGCTCGAACATCGCCGAGGTGAGTCTGCGGCTGACCGACCCGGAGATCCGGGACCTGCCGGCCATCGAGGTGGAGCGGGCCTGGCGGGAGCGCGTCGGGCCGGTCGCGGGCGCGCGGGAACTCACGTTCAGTTCCATCCTCATCGATCTGGGATCGCCGGTGCAGGTGGAACTTTCCCATCCGGACACGGCGGTGCTGAACGCGGCGGTGCCGGCGTTCACGGACCGCCTAGTGCGCATCGCGGGCGTGACGGAGGTGCGTGACGACCGGGGCCAGGGCAAGCGCGAGCTGGAGCTGGAACTCAGGCCCGCCGCCCGCACCCTCGGGATCACGCTCGACGACCTGGCGCGCCAGGTGCGCGGGGCGTTCTTCGGGAACGAGGTCTACCGCCTGCAGCGGGGCCGCGACGAAGTGCGCGTCTACGTCCGGCTTCCCGAGTCGGAGCGGAACACGCTCGCCGATCTGCAGGACTACCGGATCCGCACGCCGACGGGCGGCGAGGCGCCGCTGTCGGAGGTCGCGGATGTGTCGTTCGGGGTCGCCTCATCGACCATCAACCGGATCGACGGGCGCCGCATCGTGACGGTCACGGCGGATGTGGACGCGGCCGTGATCACGGGGCAGGAGGTCAACACGGAGATCACCTCCGCGATCCTGCCGGAACTGCAGGCCCGGTATCCGGGCCTTCGCTACGGGTTCGGCGGAGAGCAGCGCCAGCAGACGCTGGCGTTCGAGGGGATCGCCCGCGGTTTCCTGCTTGCCCTGCTCGCGATCTACGCGCTCCTCGCCATCCCCTTCCGCTCGTACCTGCAGCCGCTCGTCGTCATGGCCTCGATTCCGCTGGGGCTCGTCGGCGCCGCGATCGGGCACCTGATCATGGGCCTGGATCTCGGCATGCTCTCCATGTTCGGGCTCGTGGGCCTGTCGGGCGTGGTCGTGAACGACTCGCTCGTCCTCATCGATTTCATCAACGAACGGCACCGCTCGGGGCTTCCCATGTCCGAGGCCATCGTGCAGGGGGCGAAGGTCCGCTTCCGGCCCATCATGCTGACCTCCGTGACCACCTTCCTGGGGGTCTCGCCGATCATCCTGGAGCGCAGCACGCAGGCGCAGTTCCTCTCGCCCATGGCGGTGAGCCTCGGGTTCGGGATTCTGTTCGCGACCTTCATCATCATGCTCGCCGTGCCGGCTCTGGCGATGATGAACTACACGTTCACGGTGCGGGCGAAGCGGGCCTTCGTTCGCTGGCGGCGGAAGCCGAAACTGGGTCTGGCTGCGGGAGGGATCGAGCGCTGA